GTAGCGCCGCCCCTGCGGATCGGTGTCGGATGCGTCATCCGCTTCGGTCACGGGCGTGACCTCGAGCGGTGCGAAGCCGGTCAGCCGGTCGAAGACGGAGACGTAGGCAGTGGCCTGCGGCCGCCAGTCCAGGAGTGTGGAGACGCGGGCCCGGGCCGCCCGGCCGAGCCGCGCGCGAAGCGAGGGGTCGTCGATGAGCGCCTCGACCGCATCCGCGAACGCCGCCACATCGCCGGAGGGCACATAGAGGAGGGTGTCGCCGCCCGAGACGCGGGTCTCGGTGAGGTCGAACGACACGGCGGGCAGCCCGTAGGCCATGTACTCCATGGTCTTGTTCATCGTCGACAGCTCGTTGAGCGGGGTCTTCAGATCGGGGCAGAGGCCGATGTCGGCGCGGCTGAGATGCTCCGCGATCTCGGCCCGGTCGACCCGACCGGTGAAGCTCACATGGTCGTCGAGCCCCAACGCCGTCGACTGGGCCTTCAGCTCCTCGAGGCAGTCGCCGAATCCGAGCAGTGTGGGCCGTCACGGTGCTGCGGCCGCGACGGTGCACGAGCTCGTCGACGACGAGCAGCACCTGGTCGACGCCGTCCTGCGGCCCCATGATTCCGAGATAGACGAGGTTGATCTCGCCGGCAGGGCGGGGGTGGTCCGGATGGATGGGGCGCATCTGCCGGGTGTCTGGCCCGCTGCGAACGACGGTCACCTTGCTGGGCATGCGGCCTCCTCGCCGGATGGCGACCGCCTTGTACGACTCGTTGGTCGAGATCACGTGCTGCGCGGCGCGGAAGGTGCGGCGCTCGAGCCAGAGCAGGCCGCGGTGTTCAAGCGCCTTCAGGCCGCCGCGCGGCTCACCGAAGCGCGACACGAACAGTTCGGGGTTGAGGTCGTGGTGGTCGAACACGAAGTCGACGCCGAAGGGGCGCAACAGCAGCGCGAGCAGCCAGTAGGTGTCCGGCGGGTTGCAGGCCTGGATCACATCGAAGCGCTGCATCCGGCGTACTTTCAGCGAAAGCCAGGCGGTGCGCACCCAGCTGTACGCGAACTCCCACACGAAGCCGAGGAGCCCCTTCGCCTCGGGCGCGGGGGCGTACTTGTGGATGCTGACGCCGTCGAGCAGCTGATGTGCGGGGTCGCCGGGCCCCTTCGGGCAGATCACGCTGACGCTGTAGCCGCGGGCCACGAGGGCCTGGGCACTCCAGCCAGACCCGGCGGTCGAGCGGTACCGGCAGATTCTGCACGATGATCAGCACATGCGGCGGGGTCGCGGCGCGGGAGGTCATGAGGGCTCCTCAGCTCGGAACCGGCCGGGGCCGGCATCGATGGGACGGATGCTGCTGGTGTGGATGCTGATGAGGCGGATGCCGCAGGTCGGATGCTGCTATGTCGGGATGCTAGCCGGGCCGGATTTCTGTCCGCCGAGCTTCGCCGGGAGGCGGGGCAGATACGCGCGCAAGCTCTGAGACGAGCTGGCGGGCGAGCAGGCGCACGATGACGAGATAGGCGAGCAGCACGGCGACGCCGATGAGCAGGATGCGCACGAGGGGGGCGAGGCGCCGTCGGTCAGTGCGAGCACCAGCCATCCGGCCCCCGCCCCCGCAGATGGTTGCGGCAGGCGAGGAAGCCGAAAGGCCCGGCGAGGGTTCTCGGCGACGTCGCAGGAGCCGGGCGACGAGGAACCAGCGGCTCACGGTGGCGAGCACGGCAACGGCGAGGAAGCCGTAGGCGGCGGCCTCGAGCACCCCACTGCGCGGTCAGCGCGGTGGCCGCGACGGTGCAGGCGTCGATGAACAGCGCGTAGAGGAACCACCGGCCCGGCCTGCGAGGCAGTTAGAAGAGACGTGGTCGAGGGTCGCCCCGACGACCAGCAGACCGGCGAGGGCGAGCACTTGGGCGACGCGCGCGCTCTGCTCCCAGCCGTTCGCCGAAGACGATGGGGATCAACAGCGGTTGCCGCCACCGCGAGAAGAGTCAGGGGCGGGGACATGACCGCGTACGTCATCCCGGAGCGCTTTGCGGTAGGCGCTGCGCAGCGCTCGGAGGAGCCCGGATCTTCGCGAACGCGACCGTGGAGACCGGAACGAGCGCCGCCCCCGTGAGGTCTTGCACGATCTGCACGAGCCTCTGCGCGATGTTCAGATAGCCGAGCGCCGCCATGCCGAGCACGGTCGAGATGATGGCCGCCTCGGCCCAGGCGCGGAACATGGCCACGAACTCGACGCCGAGCACCTGGCTGCCGAAGCGCGCCATGACACGGAACTCGGCGTAGGAGAATGCGAAGGCCGGCCGCCAGCGGGCGCCACCCAGGCGAGCACGGCGGTCAGGAACAGCTGAGACCAGGATCTGCCCGACCAGCGCCCCACAGCCGAGACCGCCTCGAGCGTCATCCCACCGCCACGACCTGCGCGACCACGGCGGCCAC
This portion of the Homoserinimonas aerilata genome encodes:
- a CDS encoding glycosyltransferase codes for the protein MGLDDHVSFTGRVDRAEIAEHLSRADIGLCPDLKTPLNELSTMNKTMEYMAYGLPAVSFDLTETRVSGGDTLLYVPSGDVAAFADAVEALIDDPSLRARLGRAARARVSTLLDWRPQATAYVSVFDRLTGFAPLEVTPVTEADDASDTDPQGRRYVDLDDETGFERYLVERGADAERGAR
- a CDS encoding oligosaccharide flippase family protein → MWPPWSRRSWRWDDARGGLGCGALVGQILVSAVPDRRARLGGARWRPAFAFSYAEFRVMARFGSQVLGVEFVAMFRAWAEAAIISTVLGMAALGYLNIAQRLVQIVQDLTGAALVPVSTVAFAKIRAPPSAAQRLPQSAPG